A section of the Triticum dicoccoides isolate Atlit2015 ecotype Zavitan chromosome 7A, WEW_v2.0, whole genome shotgun sequence genome encodes:
- the LOC119329032 gene encoding acid phosphatase 1-like, whose amino-acid sequence MAMARVPILIAVALVAAAASCSAWEPTIRMPTAEAAAAAVDDAVAPLIHALRPLLGSSGELGSRGGVPCDSWRLGVEAYNVRDWKTVPANCEGYVGHYMLGSHFRRDSKVVIDQAIAYVDSLKLASNGKEVWVFDIDETTLSNLPYYATHGFGARPYNGTSFDAYVLEGTAPALPESKRLYYKLLKVGIKPVFITGRTEDKRAITVANLRSQGISGWMNLTLKQPGFHGSAISYKSAQRKKLQDAGYVIVGNIGDQWSDLLGAPEGARTFKLPDPLYYIG is encoded by the exons ATGGCGATGGCAAGGGTGCCCATCCTCATCGCGGTAGCTCTCGTGGCTGCAGCGGCCTCCTGCAGCGCATGGGAGCCCACCATCCGTATGCCAACGGCCGAGGCTGCAGCTGCTGCGGTCGACGACGCGGTGGCGCCGCTCATCCACGCACTGCGCCCGCTGCTGGGCTCCAGCGGAGAGCTCGGCAGCCGCGGCGGCGTGCCGTGCGACAGCTGGAGGCTGGGCGTGGAGGCGTACAACGTGCGTGACTGGAAGACTGTCCCCGCCAACTGCGAGGGCTACGTGGGGCACTACATGCTCGGCAGCCACTTCCGGCGCGACTCCAAGGTCGTCATCGACCAGGCCATTGCCTACGTCGACAGCCTCAAGCTCGCCAGCAACGGCAAGGAGGTGTGGGTCTTCGACATCGACGAGACCACGCTCTCCAACCTCCCTTACTACGCCACGCACGGCTTCGG GGCTAGGCCATACAACGGGACGAGCTTCGACGCGTACGTGCTGGAGGGGACCGCGCCGGCGCTGCCGGAGAGTAAGCGGCTGTACTACAAGCTGCTCAAGGTGGGCATCAAGCCGGTGTTCATCACAGGCCGGACGGAAGACAAGAGGGCCATCACCGTCGCCAACCTCCGCAGCCAGGGCATCTCCGGGTGGATGAACCTGACGCTCAAGCAGCCCGGGTTCCATGGCTCCGCGATATCCTACAAGTCCGCCCAGAGGAAGAAGCTGCAGGACGCCGGGTATGTCATCGTTGGCAACATCGGCGACCAGTGGAGCGACCTCCTCGGCGCGCCCGAGGGAGCTCGTACTTTCAAGCTGCCCGACCCACTCTACTACATCGGCTAG